From a region of the Paenibacillus sp. R14(2021) genome:
- a CDS encoding substrate-binding domain-containing protein, with translation MNTADRIPLYQKIQDYIRELIDAEELKEGERIPTEKELMEQFNVSKITVVNALTGLANEKIITRVPGRGSFVSERTQEIGPDPQPMPTGNEASAALFSEPVRRSGLIGLIMPTIYDYFAIRLVEGIRLTLEARGYRSVILLSGGLLQLEKEAIKTLKEIGVEGMLIFPVDEEQYNEKILTMKFAGFPFVLIDRYLPGVETNFIAADGRMGAALAVDHLWELGHREIAICSDSPLQTVTVQERIEGYMNALKNKGALINPAHIITDFRVDSLKDAESHPLYRYIRNRMATAYITLNGRLGVQIYQMARQAGLDVPGDLSIVSFDDPTSIVDEFSIFTSIKQFEQDMGSRAAEMLLQVIERGGGQSGGYTKTLIEPELAARQTSGPPRLAETP, from the coding sequence ATGAACACAGCAGACCGGATTCCGCTCTATCAGAAGATCCAGGATTACATCCGAGAATTAATCGACGCTGAAGAACTCAAGGAAGGCGAACGCATTCCAACGGAGAAGGAGCTCATGGAGCAGTTTAACGTGAGTAAGATTACCGTCGTCAACGCGCTGACCGGCCTTGCCAATGAGAAAATCATCACACGCGTGCCGGGCCGCGGCAGCTTCGTCAGCGAACGAACACAGGAGATTGGTCCCGATCCGCAGCCAATGCCGACCGGCAACGAAGCCTCGGCCGCCTTGTTTAGCGAGCCGGTTCGACGGTCGGGCCTGATCGGCCTAATTATGCCTACGATCTATGATTACTTTGCCATCCGCCTGGTCGAAGGCATCCGATTGACGCTGGAGGCAAGAGGCTACCGCAGTGTCATCCTGCTCTCCGGCGGGCTTCTCCAGCTGGAGAAGGAAGCAATCAAAACCCTGAAGGAGATCGGCGTCGAAGGCATGCTGATCTTCCCCGTCGACGAAGAACAGTACAACGAGAAGATCCTCACGATGAAATTCGCCGGCTTTCCTTTCGTGCTGATTGACCGTTACCTGCCCGGCGTGGAGACCAACTTCATTGCCGCTGACGGCAGAATGGGCGCGGCCTTGGCGGTGGATCATCTCTGGGAGCTTGGGCACCGGGAAATCGCGATCTGCTCCGACTCGCCGCTGCAAACCGTCACGGTGCAGGAACGGATCGAGGGCTACATGAACGCCCTCAAAAACAAAGGCGCCTTGATCAATCCGGCTCATATTATTACGGATTTCAGGGTGGACAGCCTGAAGGACGCGGAGAGTCATCCGCTCTACAGGTATATCCGCAACCGAATGGCCACGGCGTACATTACGCTGAACGGCCGCCTCGGCGTGCAAATCTATCAGATGGCACGACAGGCCGGACTAGACGTGCCGGGTGACTTGTCCATCGTCAGCTTCGATGATCCGACGTCGATCGTCGATGAATTCAGCATCTTCACGTCCATTAAGCAGTTCGAGCAGGATATGGGCTCCCGCGCAGCCGAAATGCTGCTGCAGGTCATCGAGCGCGGAGGCGGACAGAGCGGCGGTTACACCAAAACGCTCATCGAGCCGGAGCTCGCCGCGCGCCAAACCTCGGGGCCTCCCCGCCTCGCTGAAACGCCTTAA